The DNA sequence GAGAAGagtaaagagaaaaataataaaggaaccAAAACCATTCTGTGACCTTCGCGTGGAAAGAGCAGAAGGGAAAAGGAGAAATTTTCTCTTCAGTCCCTGTAACTTTTTAGGTAAActattttttaacttttccttttacatatttgaaatttaatccttttaattttcatatttcaaaatttaaatcaacTTCTAAATAAGGCAAAAAAGCAATGATTCATATGCCTTCTTAATAATAGATAAGCATtcaagatattaacataattaagAATGGCGTTTATGGAAACTCTAATTCTGCTTTGATAAGGAGAATTTATACAGTATTGAAGTTTATTAGCCACTGGAGTATTCAGCATATCTCTAGAGAGAATAATAAACTTGCAGATAAGATCATTAAGATAGTAAAAGATAGAAAAACCGGTTTACGGTTGATAGAGGAGTCCACACATATGTCTTTCGTGTTTAGCGTTTGATTTTTAAGTTGTTTTGTATTtccacccaaaaaaaaaagacatgatattttatttatactatAATATGTACTTCATACTTTAAgtgttcaatattaattattacaaatatttgtaaatattattttaatataattttattataattataaaaataattcataagttatataatgcattaaaaaaatagtaagatattaattaatcatataaaaataataattacttttaatttaaggttaaatttgtcaatttttgtTTATTCTTAACCTATTCTGTGATATTATTTtacttaaagtaataatattacATGTCCGTAGGATTCAATCAActaaataacataatattttattacctCACCATTACTACATTAAACTATAATTATTTCATTCTTGTTCAATTCTATTACAATGAACCAagcatatattaatatttttaattttggttaaagCAACGCAAATTTACTACTATAATCAATTCGCCGTTGCAATTGCGAAGAACTCTGTCTTCTATGGAAAGACAAAACATTTCAAGATCAAGTACCATTTTGTGAGAGAAGTCGAACAGAGTGAAGAATAACTCTAGTTCATTGCTGCACAGAGAATCAACTGATGGACATTCTGACCAAGCCTCTTGGAGAAGCGAAGTTTGAGAAGCTGAGAAATGAAATTGGTATTCGCTGCATGGaggccaaggaggagtgttgtgAGATGGTCATCCATGCAACAACTTTCTCACTTGATGAGATACAAATGTGCAAACTAAAAATGCAAGCCAAAAATGTAAGCCAAAGTGACGAACAAGCCAAAGTGGCGAACAAACCAAAAGTGTAAGCCAAAATGGTAGACAAGCTAAAGTACAAGCAAAATAGTGGACTGTCAACTGATGAACTATTTGACGAACAACTATTGACAGACTATCCCAAAGCTTATGATACAAGCTAGCAAGTTGTCAacttatttatctttattttgataGGATAATTTAAGCGGTGCTGACTAGATAGAAATCAGCTAATGGAGTAAATCTCATGTACTTAAACTTGTCAACTTGCAGTcgaaaaattttccaatttaaaGTCATCTttgtatgtaatttatgtattgaaaaattgaaaaatatagcAAATCACATTTCATTGCTAAAATTCGATCTGTCCACCTTTTCTTTCTTAGACTAAAAAACCAACACGGAAGATGTGGCAAATCTGGTTGAACCAGTACCCAAAGTTGGAACAATGGCAACCACGAATGCAATCAAAACATAAGAAAGAACTTAATCCAATATAAACAAATTTATTGCTTTGGAAGTCAAGGTCTTCCTCCTATCTTTTGGTTTGAGCCCAGTCGTTACGGTTTGCCATGAGATGTCTCGGAACCAGAAAACAATTTCTATCAAGTACAAGTGAATATGTACTGGTCACTCATCTTTAAATTGCCAGTAATTGCTCAGAAATCTAATGGAAGCAGCATGCTTCCTCGCTCTTTGTGAGATCTCCTAGGCCAACTTGACTGGTCTCACATGTAAATCTTTTTCTTCAGTTATAGTAGTTTGTTAGCTAAATCATGACTCTTTCGATCAacataactaatatttatttaattcatcaaataataatcaaattacaaAATGAATTACACCATTATAGATAAATCAGTTATAGTGTTTTATTTAATTCAGTTATAGTGCCGAATAATAAGACATGGATTCTAAACCACTAGAATTATTGATAATCATAGATCTACAAAACCAAACCCAAAATTATAATGATAGAATTAACAAGCATCCGATATTGAATGGAAAGACTGGAAGTGAAGACATCAAATAATGCTACACATGAAAATCAAGTTGAAGAACTAGCATGGAGTCCAACAATTTCACCTGACTTCTGAGATTGAAATTTGGCTTCATCATCCATATACAGATCATGCTCCTTGAGTTGCAGCAGAGAGATAGCTTGGAGACGATTTGCTACTGGTCTTTTCCGGGAAAGAAACTCTTGAGACGCACACTTCATTGTTGGTCGGAACTTTGGGTTCGACCTTAAGCAAGCAAAGGCCACTGTTGCAGCAAAAACAATATCCTTTGCAACTCTTCGATCGCTTGGAAGCGATAAACGTGGATCTAAAATATCACTTAACATTATATTCTTGGAAAATGATGCCGATAGTGATACCAAGAGTTCACCAGGATGCTTTCCCATGAGTATTTCAAGTGCCAATACTCCAAAACTATAGACATCGCATTTTTCAGTTACAACCATAGTATAAGCAAGTTCTGCATTTAACAACAAAAGAAACCCAATTAAAATATTATcgttaaaatcatttaaaagatgaaaaatctGCATTCTTTATAACAAAAGAACTTGAGCACTTGATAATTCATGGCACCATATGCATAAACTGTTGCTAATCTTTAACCACAAGCATTTGAAAAATAGCTAATATGCCACTTTTCCTTATGGTTTAAGAATCGGGGTCTAGTTTTCAATACCTACAAGCCATAATTACAATCCAAAGTagaataagaaaacaaaaacagaCTCAGTTTAGAAACTTGACCTGGTGCAATATATCCGTAGGTTCCAACAAGCATTGTTTGATTAGACGAGTCAGGATCAATGAGTCTAGCTGTGCCAAAATCCGAGACACAAGCCTCAAGATTGGAGTTCAATAAAATGTTATTGCTTGATATGTCTCGATGAACTATTGGTGGGTGGCAATCATGATGCAGATAAGATAAAGCACATGCTGTATCTTTGATTATCTTCACTCTTTTGATCCAATCCATCTCCATTGCTTCGTTATCATAGGCGAGAACACAAAATAAGCTCCCTCGAGCCATGTATTCGTAAATCAAAAACATGCAACGATTATGGAGACAAAATCCATGAAGCTTCACTATGTTCTTGTGTCGTATTTCTGATAATATTTTTGCCTCATTCTTGAAACTCTTGTCAAAAGCTAGGACCTCTGCTTCTCTTCGATGAAGTTTCTTCAAGGCAATAATCTTTCCACTTGGTAACTGCGCTCTATAAACACTACCGTAACCTCCAGTCCCAATACAGTATCGGATGTCAAAGTCGTTGGTCGCCTCAATGATATCTTCAAATGCAATTCTTCCATCAAAGTTCAAGATTGAGAATAAATCTCCATTTTTTGTGACATTTGGTTCAGGAATGTTATCTTTGGCTCTGGATCTAAGGAAGAGCAAAACTCCTAAACCCAAGAAGGCCAGAAAACAGAGAACTGGAAGAATGATTTGAACAATCTTTAGCTCGTTGCTTGATTTAGAAGGGCAAGGAGAGAAATCTGGTAGGTTTCCACATAAATACTTGTTTCCCCAAAATGAATCAGATGAAAACCTATGACTGAAGTCTTCTGGAATAGGTCCCTCTAGAGAATTATAGGACAGATTGAGCGTTTCCAAGAACCAAAAAGATTCAGGAATCATGCCTGTTAGATTGTTGTAGCTAAGATTCAAAACTTGCAAGTAAAGACCGTTATCAAATTGATGCGGTATTTCTCCCTCGATGAAGTTATGACTGAGATCAAGAGTATAATAAGGGCAAGTGAAGACTTCAAAGGGAATGCTTCCAGTTATACGATTGTGACTCAAATACAATCCTTCTAACCCTGAGCAATTTCCAATTTGAGATGGAAAAGGTCCAATCAATTTGTTATTGGAGAGGTCAAGGAAACTTAAAGCTTTCAAATTCTCCATTTCTTGTGGTAAGGGACCTTCTAAAAGATTGGAATCAAGATAGAAATGGCTCAATCTGGATAAATTAAATATTGACAAAGGGATCGAACCATTGAGCTTGTTTTTACTTAGATTCAATTCAGACAAATTCTTTAGGTTCCCAATTTCACGAGGAATTGCCCCAGTGATTTGATTAAAGGATAAGTCCAACTGTTCTAAATTGGTTAAGTTGCCTAAGGTAGGAGGGATAGGACCACGAATTAGGTTATTGGATATGTCCAACTGTTTCAAACTCTTCATGTTCCCCCAGTCTAGGGGGATAGGACCACGAATTTGGTTATTGGAGAAGTCCAACTGTTCTAAATTGGTTAAGTTGCCTAAGGTAGGAGGGATAGGACCACGAATTTGGTTATTGGATAGGTCCAACTGTTTCAAACTCTTCATGTTCCCCCAGTCTAGGGGGATAGAACCGTAAATAGAGTTATCGGAAAGGTTGAGCTCTTCTAAGAGTGTAAGTTTTCCGAGAGATGGAGGTAACTCACCTACTAGAGCACTGTGAGAAAGATTAAGGGACTCGAGTGAAGAGAAAGCTCCTATTTCAGGCGAGATGCTTCCCCTAACCGCAACCCATGAACAATCAATGCTGGTGATGCTCCCAGCTTCATTGCATGCTATACCTTTCCATCCGCAACGATCGCGAGTGTCATTGCCGTGCCAACTCCACCAACCTAAATGAAGGAGAGCTTTTGCTTCCATTTCTAGCTCGGATGCTGTGGCTAATCTGGTAGAACCAGTACCGAAAGTTGGAAAAATGGTGACCACGAGTGCAATCGAAACATAAGAAAGAACAAGGGTAGTGCAACAAAAAGGTGAGGCCATCtttaagcttaattttttttataggctgtgataataataatggttAGTGATTTCCCAGCTAATCAATTAACCCAATATAGATCAAATTTATTGCTTTCGAAGTCAAGGTCTTCCTTTATCTTTTGGTTTGAGCTCAGTCGTTACGGTTTGCCATAAGAAGCCTATGACCCACGGGGAAGCCACTATTGTCTTCAAGCAGAATTTCTCCATTCCTAGAGACACCCCCAAAAGATGGTGGGCCAAAGTGAAGTCAAAACTGATCTGCTGATTATAGACTTTTATAGTCATCACTTCTTAAATTTTAGTTGAAGGTTAAATGTAAgaattttgaattattaattaatgaaaaatttgagttttcatttttttattaaaaaattttctattaaaaaaataaaaaatgacataaaatcataatttcataaaattatttctctttgattACTCACAACCCGAGTATAATCCGAATAGATTGTGAGTGTTACACTATACCTCTTACAGATATAACCCATCCATCTACTGGGTTATTGCAGTATGTAACCAAAATTATGAGTCTCTGGACGAACATAAAtagtatttatttaatttttctgctCTTTCAAAATGATAACTTATTAGAATAAAAAGATAGATACTGAATTTAGTCAGTTGCAACAGGTAACAGAAGCTAGatctaaaaaattaacaaatttaatttttaatatttataaaatttgtcattttaatcctaattatcaaaattattttttatttattgaaagaattgataACACTATATatcatctaatatatattatgtatggtACTAACTAGAGGTGTCTATGGGTTGGGCTGGGCCTAACAAAAAATTAAGGCCCGGCCCAGATTGACCCGAAAAATTatcctaaaattttacctaaactCGACCCAGCCcgacccgtattaattttttatataattttaaatatatataatatatcataaatactaaaaacattaaaataaatgtttctcaacaaattaaaaataaaaatatatatatgtatacttaaacaacactaagataaatacaatttaacaagcaaatgtgaaaactaacaacaaaattaacaataaaacaagagttatacaatatccaaataataacaacaaaatagtagtaacataattgtgaaatggtagcaaaatagtgaaaaaaaaaacaagaaaatagcaaATAACGGTAAAAAacagtcaattttttttttgctttcataCTTGGGCCGGGAGAAAAAAACTTACCTAAGGCTCGGCCCGTTTAGAAGACGGACTTTATTCTTTGCCCAAGCTCATTTTTCAGGCCTATATATTTACctaaaccctcccattttttggACAAGCCTTCGACCTGgtccatggacaggtctagtacTAACACTAATTCACATTCTTTAGTCTCTAATAATTAGGTaacctaaatttttatattattaatattagtgctcaaattgataatttttaattgtagAATGGTCTAATCATTATCATTGTAATTTATTAGTAACATTTGATAaactttataattaaaaaaattataaaatagtataatatgataaataacattatttataagaagagataaatctcaaaattatatataaaatatggtTTAATATGCAATTGTACATATTAACTTTgatttgtgtaattttataatgaaattttgatttgatctattTCTTGttaattattaacacaattattggtataacatcattttatgtttacatattgcatacataaataattatatttatccaatataaaaataaattgatgtatttatttctttcgCTGGTGTTTCTAATTTTCtttgtaaaattttagtttatcaaggtaaaaattaatttacaattaaattttattaattatacaaattaaatttATGATAATTGTGAAAATAGAATGTTAATAATGACAATGtattgcaaa is a window from the Gossypium hirsutum isolate 1008001.06 unplaced genomic scaffold, Gossypium_hirsutum_v2.1 scaffold_98, whole genome shotgun sequence genome containing:
- the LOC107893757 gene encoding probable leucine-rich repeat receptor-like protein kinase At1g35710 → MASPFCCTTLVLSYVSIALVVTIFPTFGTGSTRLATASELEMEAKALLHLGWWSWHGNDTRDRCGWKGIACNEAGSITSIDCSWVAVRGSISPEIGAFSSLESLNLSHSALVGELPPSLGKLTLLEELNLSDNSIYGSIPLDWGNMKSLKQLDLSNNQIRGPIPPTLGNLTNLEQLDFSNNQIRGPIPLDWGNMKSLKQLDISNNLIRGPIPPTLGNLTNLEQLDLSFNQITGAIPREIGNLKNLSELNLSKNKLNGSIPLSIFNLSRLSHFYLDSNLLEGPLPQEMENLKALSFLDLSNNKLIGPFPSQIGNCSGLEGLYLSHNRITGSIPFEVFTCPYYTLDLSHNFIEGEIPHQFDNGLYLQVLNLSYNNLTGMIPESFWFLETLNLSYNSLEGPIPEDFSHRFSSDSFWGNKYLCGNLPDFSPCPSKSSNELKIVQIILPVLCFLAFLGLGVLLFLRSRAKDNIPEPNVTKNGDLFSILNFDGRIAFEDIIEATNDFDIRYCIGTGGYGSVYRAQLPSGKIIALKKLHRREAEVLAFDKSFKNEAKILSEIRHKNIVKLHGFCLHNRCMFLIYEYMARGSLFCVLAYDNEAMEMDWIKRVKIIKDTACALSYLHHDCHPPIVHRDISSNNILLNSNLEACVSDFGTARLIDPDSSNQTMLVGTYGYIAPELAYTMVVTEKCDVYSFGVLALEILMGKHPGELLVSLSASFSKNIMLSDILDPRLSLPSDRRVAKDIVFAATVAFACLRSNPKFRPTMKCASQEFLSRKRPVANRLQAISLLQLKEHDLYMDDEAKFQSQKSGEIVGLHASSST